In the Colletotrichum higginsianum IMI 349063 chromosome 7 map unlocalized unitig_7, whole genome shotgun sequence genome, one interval contains:
- a CDS encoding Nicotinamide riboside kinase 1: MTGSNAVIVGLSGCSSSGKTTLARLLRDIFPSTFILHEDDFYKAESELPTKNGLLDWDCPEAISIPDMEKALTHIRENGTFPPFVDSKEDQNSVGKCPVTDAKIAAVKAKVEAWLQPGNPGHAIFTEGKLKVCLFDGFLLYCKEMETTMKLIDIKLFLLVSRAKATQRREARDGYVTLEGFWQDPPGYVDKIVWPNYVESHAWLFKDGNVEGDLSEEVLREKNIKAQVGKGLDIDMETTLDWTVDTIIAELERRTSKHS, translated from the exons ATGACAGGGAGCAACGCCGTGATTGTCGGACTCAGCGGCTGCTCTTCCAGCGGGAAGACGACGCTGGCCCGTTTGCTTAGGGACATCTTTCCGAGCACCTTCATCTTGCATGAAGACGACTTCTACAAAGCAGAGTCCGA ATTGCCGACGAAAAATGGCCTCCTGGATTGGGACTGCCCGGAAGCAATCTCCATCCCGGACATGGAGAAAGCCCTCACTCATATCCGTGAGAACGGAACGTTCCCG CCCTTTGTAGATTCCAAAGAGGATCAAAACTCCGTCGGCAAATGCCCCGTCACAGACGCCAAGATTGCGGCCGTCAAGGCAAAGGTTGAGGCCTGGCTCCAGCCTGGCAACCCAGGACACGCCATCTTCACCGAGGGCAAGCTCAAGGTGTGCCTCTTCGATGGCTTCCTGCTCTACTgcaaggagatggagacCACGATGAAGCTCATCGATATCAAATTGTTCCTCCTGGTGAGCCGTGCCAAGGCAACGCAGCGCCGTGAGGCGCGCGACGGCTATGTCACTCTGGAGGGCTTCTGGCAGGACCCTCCTGGATATGTGGACAAGATCGTCTGGCCCAACTACGTGGAATCGCACGCGTGGCTTTTCAAGGATGGGAACGTGGAAGGCGACCTGAGCGAAGAAGTCCTGCGTGAGAAAAACATCAAGGCGCAAGTTGGGAAGGGGCTAGACATCGATATGGAGACCACTTTGGATTGGACTGTTGACACCATCATCGCAGAGTTGGAAAGACGGACTTCTAAGCATTCTTAG
- a CDS encoding Peptidyl-tRNA hydrolase PTH2 has product MQTRPLQNPIPTKKLRFIPTLPVGRISTSCLVSFYLAQPKVFPKNRKHSPTMPSEAVVVSTSVVALVTGFVLGVFSIRGYLISPELRAEARANTDDPLESDESDIDEDDTILDHAPNWANGVAADRRDGLRQRNAASSAKPASSKKPNPDSAPLADSNEECKLVLVVRTDLGMTKGKMAAQASHATLACYKSLSRAAAKDPSSAAANILKRWERLGQAKIAVQIKNQDEMLELMGKARSLGVTSEVIADAGRTQIEAGSLTVLGVGPAPRSLVDQITGHLKLL; this is encoded by the exons ATGCAAACCCGACCTCTCCAGAATCCCATTCCCACAAAAAAGTTGCGGTTCATCCCAACTCTTCCGGTCGGCCGTATCTCAACCTCGTGTCTCGTCTCTTTCTACTTAGCCCAACCCAAAGTTTTCCCCAAGAACCGAAAACACTCGCCTACAATGCCCTCCGAAGCAGTTGTCGTGTCGacctccgtcgtcgccctcgtgACGGGCTTCGTGCTGGGCGTCTTTTCGATCCGTGGCTACCTCATCTCCCCCGAGCTGCGCGCCGAGGCTCGCGCCAACACAGACGACCCTTTGGAGAGCGACGAGTCCGAcattgacgaggacgacaccATCCTCGACCACGCCCCCAACTGGGCCAACGGCGTGGCCGCCGACCGTCGCGACGGCCTGCGCCAGCGCAATGCTGCTTCCTCAGCGAAgcccgcctcctccaagAAGCCCAACCCCGACTCCGCGCCACTTGCCGACTCCAATGAGGAGTgcaagctcgtcctcgttgtCCGGACGGACCTGGGCATGACAAAGG GCAAGATGGCGGCGCAAGCATCGCACGCGACCCTCGCATGCTACAAGTCTCTCTCCCGTGCCGCAGCCAAGGACCCGTCGTCcgcggccgccaacatcCTCAAGCGCTGGGAgcgcctcggccaggccaAGATCGCGGTGCAGATCAAGAACCAGGACGAGATGCTCGAGCTCATGGGCAAAGCGCGCAGCCTCGGCGTCACCTCCGAGgtcatcgccgacgccggccgcacgcagatcgaggccggcagccTGACTGTGCTCGGTGTCGGCCCCGCGCCAAGGAGCCTCGTCGATCAGATCACGGGACACTTGAAGCTTTTGTAA